ATTCGGGGAACGGCGTGACACCAACGCGAACGGCCGCTCCGGCGGCCGTTCGCACATCCACACCCCAGGGCGCGTGCACCTCACGGCGCCGCGCCCTTCCGTTTCCAACTCCAGGCCGCATGATGATCCTCCGAGCTTTTCCGCGCGCCTCCGCCGTCGCCCTCGCCGCGCTGCTGGCGGCGTGCTCCGGCAACGGCGGCGGCTCCACCGAGCCGCCGCCCGTCGCGAGGTGCACCTTCGCCAACCCGGTGGCGGGGGGCGCCGACCCCTGGGTGGTGCGCTGGAACGGCGCCTACTACATGGTGCAGTCGCGCGACAACGGCATCTACGTGTCGCGCAGCACGCGACTCACCGAGGTGGCGGGGCCCGGCACGCGGGTGTGGGCCGCGCCCGACACGGGGTGGAACCGCACCAACATCTGGGCGCCGGAGCTGCACCGCGTGGACGGGCGCTGGTACATCTACTACGCCGGGGGACGCGCCGGGCCGCCGTTTACGCACCAGCGCGCGGGCGTGCTGGAATCCGCGGGCGACGATCCGCAGGGCGCGTACACCGACCGCGGCATGCTGTACACGGGCGATGACCTGGCGGGCGGGGGCGAGAACAAGTGGGCCATCGACCTCACCGTCGGGCGGGTGAACGGGCAGCTGATGGCGGTGTGGAGCGGATGGGAGAACAACGCGACCACAGACAAGACGGCGCAGCACCTGTACGCCGCGCCCATGTCGAATCCGTACACCATCAGCGGCAACCGCACGCGCCTCAGCTCGCCCGTGGAGCCGTGGGAGCGCGGCACCGAACTGGATCTTCAGGAGGGGCCGGAGTTTCTGCAGCGCGGCGGGCAGACGTTCGTCATCTACTCCACCAAGGAGTCGTGGCTGGAGAACTACCGGCTGGGGCAGCTGCGG
This Longimicrobium terrae DNA region includes the following protein-coding sequences:
- a CDS encoding family 43 glycosylhydrolase; translation: MILRAFPRASAVALAALLAACSGNGGGSTEPPPVARCTFANPVAGGADPWVVRWNGAYYMVQSRDNGIYVSRSTRLTEVAGPGTRVWAAPDTGWNRTNIWAPELHRVDGRWYIYYAGGRAGPPFTHQRAGVLESAGDDPQGAYTDRGMLYTGDDLAGGGENKWAIDLTVGRVNGQLMAVWSGWENNATTDKTAQHLYAAPMSNPYTISGNRTRLSSPVEPWERGTELDLQEGPEFLQRGGQTFVIYSTKESWLENYRLGQLRLTGANPLQASSWTKSGPVFLPVGGVPGVGHASFTVSPDSSESWIVYHAKTSTTPGWDRVIRMQKFGWNADGSPDFGIPAESGRQIAMPSGQCAN